AGCCGCGTTTTGATCGACCTTTTGCCAGCGAAGCGCAGGAAAAGGTCGGTCGTAAGCGTTTAGACCGCCGCTTTGCTACGTCTCCGTATGCCGGACTGTCCACTCGCAGACGAATGCCCGAGTTATTCCGAGCGGATCACGGGAATGGGATGTCAACACTACGGGGACCGCGGTGGCGCCGAGTGGTGTAGCCACTACAACCAGCCGATCCGCGACCTGAAACAACAGCCCGTCCAGCCCGGCGAGGAGGTCGTCGTCGAGGTCGACGACATGCACGAGAGCGGGGCCGGGGTCGGCCGAACCGAGGACGGCTTCATCGTGATGGTCGACGGCATCCTCCCGCAGGCACGCGCTCGCGTGAAGGTCACGCAGGTCCACTCGAACCACGCCCGCGCAGAGGAGATCGAACGCCTCCCGCTCGAACCCGAGGAGGAAGACGAGGGCGGGCGCGACGACGAGAACGGGACGGACGGGGAGACGAAACCGACCCGGGAGCGACTCGGTAGTCGGGACAACTTCTGGGGCGCATAGCCGCGGGTTCATGAGCGAGTCGAACGACTACGACGTGGACGCCCTGCTCGATCGGGTCGGCTTCGAAGCCGACCGGAACGTTCTGACACGCCGGCAGGCGGAGGTACTGGCGCTGCGCGAGCGCGACGTCCCCCAAGCCGACATCGCACAACGGCTGGGCACGTCGCGGGCGAACGTCTCGAGCATCGAGACGAGCGCCCGAACGAACGTCGAAAAAGCCCGCGAGACGATCGCCTTCGCCGAGGCGCTCAACGCCCCGGTTCGCGTCGACGTCGCGGCGGGCACTGATCTCTACGACATCCCATCGCGAGTGTACGCGGCCTGTGACGACGCCGACGTGAAGGTCAACCAGACCGCCCCGGAGCTGATGAAATCGGTCAGCGACGCGGCGGGCGACGCGGTGAGCGGACGCGAAGTCAAGCGCGACCTTCTGGTCGGCGTGACGATGGACGGTACGGTGCGAGTCCGGCGACAGGAACTCGATTGATTGATTTGGTTAGCGACTCGACATCCCTCGGGCCATCCGACCTGATAAACTATAATCGACGATATGGAATACGGCGATGAGACCGGGAGATCACGCCGTTCACGGATCGGATCGGCCAACTGCCGATGTACGGCCGTCACCGAGATACCAGCGGTGACGGGACCATCACGGTCAGGAATCGCTTCAGGACGGTTCAGGCAGCAAGCCCGATCCCGGAGAAGGCGTTTCCGACGGGAGGTTCGTCCTGTGATAGGATGAGAAACCCACGTGGTCGGGAGGACGCTACCGAGGTTATCGAAAGCGCGGGGAAGTCGGTGACAGCCACAACCAGAGGCGGATAGCGGGTAGACGGGCGGTCAGGGTCGATACGTCAGCCGAATCGACCGAACGAACGGCTCACGGCCATCGGTGTACCGTCGCCGGGAAACGACGAACGTCGTTCGAGAGCGGATTCGATATCGTCATATATGATTTATCCAGTGG
The nucleotide sequence above comes from Halalkalicoccus sp. NIPERK01. Encoded proteins:
- a CDS encoding TRAM domain-containing protein; amino-acid sequence: MPDCPLADECPSYSERITGMGCQHYGDRGGAEWCSHYNQPIRDLKQQPVQPGEEVVVEVDDMHESGAGVGRTEDGFIVMVDGILPQARARVKVTQVHSNHARAEEIERLPLEPEEEDEGGRDDENGTDGETKPTRERLGSRDNFWGA
- a CDS encoding Tfx family DNA-binding protein, with product MSESNDYDVDALLDRVGFEADRNVLTRRQAEVLALRERDVPQADIAQRLGTSRANVSSIETSARTNVEKARETIAFAEALNAPVRVDVAAGTDLYDIPSRVYAACDDADVKVNQTAPELMKSVSDAAGDAVSGREVKRDLLVGVTMDGTVRVRRQELD